A window of the Cannabis sativa cultivar Pink pepper isolate KNU-18-1 chromosome X, ASM2916894v1, whole genome shotgun sequence genome harbors these coding sequences:
- the LOC115695649 gene encoding uncharacterized protein LOC115695649 — protein sequence MNNLGGQDEKRGGRSYPNWLVEGFRNAFDQCGLVDLSLEGYPFTWEKGKGSSHWVEERLDKALVSHSWLQLFPLEKLYNVEISTSDHCPILLTPEAYSSGLHNRSFRFENTWLREPMCKEVVRSSWEVMSGSGLVDKIQSCGEALEAWGKEFTGNFKDRISQCKMVIRRLKKRRDEDSVKLHKEKQEELFEILTQREIYWKQRSKQFWLRSGDTNSKYFHSLASSRKRQNHIQRL from the coding sequence ATGAACAATTTAGGGGGTCAAGATGAAAAGAGAGGAGGCCGAAGCTATCCTAATTGGCTAGTGGAAGGATTTCGCAATGCCTTTGATCAGTGCGGGTTGGTTGATTTAAGCTTGGAAGGTTATCCGTTTACTTGGGAGAAAGGCAAAGGCTCTAGTCATTGGGTAGAGGAAAGGTTAGATAAAGCTTTAGTTTCTCATTCTTGGCTTCAGTTATTTCCTTTGGAAAAGTTGTATAATGTAGAGATTTCAACATCGGACCATTGTCCGATTCTTCTAACACCTGAAGCGTATTCTTCTGGGTTGCATAATCGATCGTTCCGTTTTGAGAACACTTGGTTACGTGAGCCTATGTGTAAAGAGGTTGTTCGGAGTAGCTGGGAAGTAATGAGTGGGAGTGGTTTAGTTGATAAAATTCAAAGTTGTGGTGAGGCTTTGGAAGCTTGGGGGAAGGAGTTTACCGGGAACTTTAAAGACCGAATAAGCCAATGCAAAATGGTTATTCGAAGATTGAAGAAGAGAAGGGATGAGGATTCGGTCAAGCTTCATAAGGAGAAGCAAGAGGAGTTGTTTGAAATTTTAACGCAAAGAGAAATCTATTGGAAGCAAAGATCGAAGCAGTTTTGGCTTCGCTCTGGGGATACAAATAGCAAATATTTTCATAGCCTTGCTAGCTCGAGGAAGAGGCAAAATCACATTCAGCGACTCTAA